The following proteins come from a genomic window of Lolium rigidum isolate FL_2022 chromosome 5, APGP_CSIRO_Lrig_0.1, whole genome shotgun sequence:
- the LOC124653118 gene encoding uncharacterized protein LOC124653118 produces the protein MASGQQQQQARRNGGKAVQVLDGSDIRELVENKVEFAKFVENKFRHLDRDGDGRLSVRELQPAVADIGAAIGLPARGSSAQADHIYSEVLNEFTQGKQDSVSKQEFQVVLSDILLGMAAGLQRDPIVILRMNGEDLNEFIDSSTYETEAVAIFSQVQSGNASLRQCLAAALRQLTVDQGMPPASDSLVVENIIEPATQQLSADQLDGPASQEAFFQEFRKYLGIIAHRLQERPVIVAHSENTFDGAGVKKILSNKAEFDKLLDSMWGDVPKEHKDRTSKKYIRVAFDRMAASVNLPPYGAVDQVDAVVNEAFKMVNAEDGKPVDEAEFKKLLTEVLGAVMLQLDGKTISVSSNTVLHEPMSTPSSLLSPSPPSPMVSSPSE, from the exons ATGGCGAgcggccagcagcagcagcaggcgagGAGGAACGGCGGCAAGGCCGTGCAGGTGCTGGACGGGTCGGACATCCGCGAGCTGGTGGAGAACAAGGTTGAGTTCGCCAAGTTCGTAGAGAACAAGTTCCGGCACCTCGACCGCGACGGCGACGGGAGGCTGTCGGTGAGGGAGCTGCAGCCGGCCGTCGCGGACATCGGCGCCGCCATCGGCCTGCCGGCGAGAGGGTCGTCGGCCCAGGCGGACCACATCTACTCTGAG GTTCTGAACGAATTCACCCAGGGGAAGCAAGACTCGGTGAGCAAGCAGGAGTTCCAGGTCGTGCTGTCGGACATACTGCTCGGCATGGCGGCCGGGCTGCAGAGGGACCCGATCGTGATCCTGAGGATGAACGGGGAAGACCTGAACGAGTTCATCGATAGCTCCACATACGAGACGGAGGCGGTCGCCATATTCTCGCAAGTCCAGTCTGGGAACGCCTCGCTGCGGCAATGCTTGGCAGCTGCCCTTCGACAGCTCACCGTCGACCAGGGCATGCCGCCGGCGTCCGACTCTCTG GTTGTGGAAAACATCATAGAACCTGCAACGCAGCAGCTATCGGCGGATCAGCTTGACGGGCCAGCGTCGCAGGAGGCGTTCTTTCAGGAGTTCCGGAAGTATCTGGGGATCATCGCCCATCGCCTCCAAGAGCGCCCTGTGATCGTTGCACACAGCGAGAACACCTTTGATGGGGCTGGCGTCAAGAAGATACTGTCGAACAAGGCCGAATTCGACAAG CTGTTGGATTCTATGTGGGGAGACGTACCCAAGGAACACAAGGATAGAACATCGAAGAAGTACATTCGTGTCGCTTTTGACAGGATGGCTGCTTCGGTGAATCTTCCACCATATGGAGCTGTTGATCAG GTGGATGCCGTGGTGAATGAGGCGTTCAAGATGGTGAACGCCGAGGACGGGAAGCCGGTGGACGAGGCCGAGTTCAAGAAGTTGCTCACCGAGGTCCTTGGGGCGGTGATGCTCCAGTTGGACGGCAAGACGATCTCTGTCTCCTCCAACACCGTCCTCCATGAGCCCATGTCCACTCCATCCAGCTTGTTATCGCCATCGCCCCCGTCGCCCATGGTGTCATCGCCAAGCGAATAG